The Papaver somniferum cultivar HN1 chromosome 3, ASM357369v1, whole genome shotgun sequence genome includes a region encoding these proteins:
- the LOC113355130 gene encoding uncharacterized protein LOC113355130, which translates to MANRDMYSSDSSNSPPPPTTTTTTIDQITPESLLTTFLNDEGIPADPAIEQYRRRGHPLVSAEEIRNSGKHPKDFIWIPYPYHRSEKLLWIEVPSKGHYATESEIEEYCIEDFGGEDFLDGEAYEANPYRCLPRKALGDPPVISEEMDKILYPDLKHANDPEKGCNVPLRQYFDEMNKIKYHPDRDPDVVIFACDINREVY; encoded by the exons ATGGCTAACAGAGACATGTACTCTTCAGATTCATCcaattctcctcctcctcctactactactactactactattgATCAGATTACTCCTGAATCCCTCTTAACAACGTTTTTGAATGATGAAGGGATTCCTGCGGACCCTGCAATTG AACAATATCGACGAAGAGGACATCCACTTGTCAG TGCTGAGGAGATCCGCAATAGCGGAAAGCATCCCAAGGACTTCATTTGGATTCCGTATCCATATCATCG TAGTGAGAAGCTATTGTGGATTGAAGTTCCTAGCAAGGGTCACTATGCTACTGAAAG TGAAATTGAAGAATACTGTATTGAAGATTTCGGCGGGGAAGATTTCCTTGATGGGGAAGCTTACGAAGCGAATCCTTATAGATGTTTGCCTCGCAAAGCATTGGGGGACCCCCCTGTTATATCCGAAGAGATGGATAAGATATTGTATCCTGATTTGAAACATGCAAATGATCCTGAAAAAGGTTGTAATGTTCCCCTACGACAATACTTTGATGAGATGAATAAGATAAAGTATCATCCTGATCGAGATCCTGATGTTGTTATATTTGCATGTGATATAAATCGCGAAGTATATTAA
- the LOC113355131 gene encoding uncharacterized protein LOC113355131 → MARIIKKAASSLTPVLLAYPRTAHRSSSIFITPQLKNSRNTISRSSSLIYRQDVLFRTTTRHFSSSIGKKRPPESDKIISAGEEAEKDLLKKEENSDESDNQNDQDKDSVNDPQSSIRLVVTNTNSSGLLWCMESLLIQMGFP, encoded by the exons ATGGCGAGAATCATCAAGAAAGCTGCATCTTCGCTAACCCCGGTACTACTAGCGTATCCGAGGACCGCTCATAGATCTTCTTCCATCTTCATCACCCCTCAATTGAAGAACAGCAGGAATACAATTAGCCGAAGTAGTAGTTTAATTTATAGACAAGATGTATTATTTCGGACTACAACTCGTCACTTCTCTTCTTCTATCGGTAAGAAGAGACCGCCTGAATCTGATAAAATCATATCTGCCGGTGAGGAAGCTGAAAAAGATCTTCTTAAAAAG GAGGAAAACAGTGATGAATCAGATAACCAGAATGACCAAGACAAGGATAGTGTTAATGATCCGCAGTCCAGCATACGCTTAGTTGTAACTAATACGAATTCCTCGGGACTACTTTGGTGTATGGAGTCATTGCTTATCCAGATGGGTTTTCCATAG